A section of the Verrucomicrobium sp. GAS474 genome encodes:
- a CDS encoding LacI family DNA-binding transcriptional regulator encodes MEKRVILRDVALKAGVHLTTAGRAMKNDPRVRPETLAKVQRIAQEMGYAPDPMLSALSTYRTQSRPSLYHGTIGWITNYPTRNGWQHESFRYYRQGAAEALTRHGYRLEDFWLQEPGLTAKRAVQILQSRGIRGLLICPLPGTSGHLSLKWERFAAVTFGYTLLRPELDLVTTSHYQNMQICIRNLHHLGHRRIGFVTWEEMSRRLHQQWSAAYHTPPPSIAKGKALPILDLKVRNGLFSAHNKEIFFKWFDAHRPDAVIVVDEHILHWLRERGCRVPAEVAYVSPGLQESNVDHAGILEPSMEIGRTAGDFLVGKLNRGEYGIPAVPRRILLDGSWQKGKTVEKRARPSAGHR; translated from the coding sequence ATGGAAAAGCGGGTCATCCTGCGTGACGTGGCGTTGAAGGCGGGAGTCCATCTCACGACGGCCGGACGGGCGATGAAGAACGATCCCCGGGTCCGGCCCGAGACCCTGGCCAAGGTCCAACGGATCGCCCAGGAAATGGGCTATGCCCCCGATCCGATGCTCTCCGCCCTCAGTACCTATCGTACGCAGAGCCGCCCTTCCCTCTATCATGGCACCATCGGGTGGATCACCAATTACCCGACGCGAAACGGCTGGCAGCACGAGTCCTTCCGCTATTACCGCCAGGGCGCCGCCGAGGCCCTCACCCGCCACGGCTACCGGCTGGAGGATTTCTGGCTACAGGAGCCGGGATTGACCGCCAAGCGGGCCGTCCAGATCCTGCAAAGCCGGGGCATCCGCGGCCTCCTCATCTGTCCCCTCCCCGGCACCTCCGGCCACCTCAGCCTGAAGTGGGAACGCTTCGCCGCCGTCACCTTCGGCTACACCCTCCTCCGCCCCGAGCTCGACCTGGTCACGACCTCCCACTACCAGAACATGCAGATCTGCATTCGGAACCTCCACCACCTCGGGCACCGCCGCATCGGCTTCGTCACCTGGGAGGAGATGAGCCGACGGCTCCACCAGCAATGGAGCGCAGCCTATCACACGCCGCCCCCCTCGATCGCAAAGGGGAAGGCCCTCCCCATCCTCGACCTGAAGGTCAGGAACGGCCTCTTTTCAGCCCACAACAAGGAGATCTTCTTCAAGTGGTTTGACGCCCATCGCCCCGACGCCGTCATCGTCGTCGACGAGCATATCCTCCATTGGCTGCGCGAGCGCGGCTGCCGGGTCCCCGCCGAGGTCGCCTACGTCTCCCCCGGCCTCCAGGAATCGAACGTCGATCACGCGGGGATCCTCGAGCCGTCGATGGAGATCGGCCGCACCGCCGGGGACTTCCTCGTCGGCAAGCTCAACCGGGGGGAATACGGCATCCCCGCCGTCCCCCGCCGTATCCTCCTCGACGGCTCCTGGCAGAAGGGCAAGACCGTCGAGAAGCGTGCCCGACCTTCCGCAGGGCATCGATGA
- a CDS encoding O-antigen polymerase gives MEVILLGLGLAISLWTGTYDPALFQNFTTPWPDPGLATLCAVAGSALLLCPLVWVWRHRTIDFLSLLLPLEAINLFAYFAISTTANKIPKEAIGILQMVGLLLLINAIGFFVLLFAMLFFYRAAAAFHARLPDLPRPQEVLDRRMETVFRVGGCFCALLIALPMIYSGTIPLLSGRGDRLALGIIDPLRATYNFAETFFPIMVGGLSVMLYRKPRRFLGPDGLILGALLLLQILTSERSSLLFAIMATAALLSMERKWPRWLLAAFFVGYLGCFTVLAGFSALLRNNVAKLQSGDVLESSIEETFYGDNIIDLHDGAWVFSHWDFQPLMGKTYLGGMVSMVPSGLFPQKKEWHLGLNALRMVGLDTENHFGLRISFFGESFLNFGIAGVVMLAVVLGMFFGILLRLTHLAGAGGCLSGTGTSPPFQPCLWRNATYVLLVQIFKPLSNSSDAFYSWSLIGFLIVVWFAVVWPRPPRHYVMRANSGMALEMRANDGSLKSTQED, from the coding sequence ATGGAGGTCATCCTTCTCGGGCTCGGCCTGGCGATCTCTCTTTGGACGGGGACCTACGATCCGGCCCTGTTCCAGAACTTCACCACCCCGTGGCCTGATCCGGGGCTGGCGACGTTGTGTGCGGTGGCAGGTTCGGCGCTGTTGCTCTGCCCCCTCGTGTGGGTCTGGCGGCATCGGACCATTGATTTCCTCTCGCTCCTTCTCCCTCTCGAGGCGATCAATCTCTTCGCTTACTTCGCCATCAGCACCACGGCCAACAAGATCCCGAAGGAAGCCATCGGCATCCTGCAGATGGTGGGGCTACTCCTGTTGATCAACGCGATCGGCTTCTTCGTCCTTCTCTTTGCGATGCTTTTCTTCTACCGCGCCGCCGCAGCCTTTCACGCCCGCCTGCCCGATCTGCCCCGCCCCCAGGAAGTTCTTGATCGCAGGATGGAAACGGTTTTCCGGGTGGGAGGTTGTTTCTGCGCCCTCCTCATCGCCCTTCCGATGATCTACTCCGGGACGATCCCGCTCCTCTCGGGACGGGGGGATCGCCTGGCACTCGGCATCATTGATCCCCTGCGGGCGACGTACAACTTTGCCGAGACGTTCTTCCCCATCATGGTCGGAGGTCTTTCGGTGATGCTCTACCGGAAGCCGCGCCGGTTTCTGGGACCGGATGGATTGATCTTGGGAGCGCTCCTCCTGCTCCAGATCTTGACGTCGGAACGCTCTTCCCTCCTCTTCGCAATCATGGCGACGGCGGCGCTGCTCTCGATGGAGCGGAAGTGGCCGCGCTGGCTCCTCGCGGCGTTCTTTGTCGGTTATCTGGGCTGCTTCACGGTCCTGGCCGGATTCAGCGCCCTGCTGCGCAACAACGTCGCCAAGCTCCAGTCGGGCGACGTGCTCGAGTCGAGCATCGAGGAGACCTTCTACGGGGACAATATCATCGACCTCCACGACGGCGCATGGGTCTTCAGTCATTGGGATTTCCAACCCCTCATGGGAAAGACCTATCTCGGCGGCATGGTTTCCATGGTGCCGAGCGGACTCTTTCCGCAGAAGAAGGAGTGGCACCTCGGCCTCAACGCCCTCCGGATGGTCGGCTTGGACACCGAAAACCACTTCGGCCTCCGTATTTCGTTCTTCGGCGAATCCTTTTTGAACTTCGGCATCGCGGGGGTCGTCATGCTGGCCGTAGTCCTGGGCATGTTCTTCGGGATTCTCCTTCGCCTTACCCACCTCGCCGGAGCGGGGGGCTGCCTCTCCGGCACGGGAACGTCGCCGCCCTTCCAACCCTGCCTCTGGCGGAACGCGACCTATGTCCTGCTGGTTCAGATTTTCAAGCCGCTCTCCAATTCCAGCGATGCTTTTTACTCGTGGAGCCTCATCGGTTTCCTGATCGTGGTCTGGTTCGCGGTAGTCTGGCCTCGCCCTCCCCGGCACTACGTCATGCGTGCAAACTCCGGAATGGCGCTGGAGATGCGGGCAAATGACGGCTCCCTTAAAAGCACCCAAGAAGACTGA
- a CDS encoding alpha-amylase family glycosyl hydrolase encodes MPSTPYPAETDVLLRVSDAEFRSETIYFIVVDRFLNGAGPKQGLLDPTLDDLEHKDWRKYWGGDLQGVIDKLDYLQAMGVTAIWCTPLFEQVEGMFGGNAPMHGYWAQDFKKLNSRWVNQPDEVHLFSHPHTVFDELLDQLHRRGMKFILDIVCNHSNPETPNGKGKLYDDGKLVADFNDDKDHWYHHYGEVTNWQDDWQVKNCELAGLATFNENNILYRRYIVETIKAWLDRGVDSLRIDTVKHMPLWFWQEVTSEWQFHKPDLFIFGEWYASDPEVPESVEFANKSGMTTLDFGLCYAVRAALAQNHPDGFGAVQQVFEKGIRYRGANELVTFCENHDMPRFQSLGASDATHRLAHILLMTCRGIPCIYYGAEQYLHNDTDGGEDPYNRPMMSGWAPTEMTRVLKILSDERKHNPAIQWGAQRERYVTKDLFAFTRVYRDSRCFTLLNKGGEVTVPRIETSLSDGLHRCLLTGRELTVRDGAIENVSLAAQEAIVLSWIGQVVTGKTVIHLQLNGIHTQPGERIAVIGNCPELGEWDLSRAVPLDYVNGTTWFGQLVFEASAGITIAYKFVLFADEGIDQPRRENRTTRRRPLPYEGMAKWRDVWES; translated from the coding sequence GTGCCTTCCACCCCCTACCCCGCGGAAACGGATGTCCTCCTGCGGGTCTCCGACGCCGAGTTCCGCAGCGAAACCATCTACTTCATCGTCGTCGACCGCTTCCTCAACGGCGCGGGACCGAAGCAGGGTCTCCTCGATCCGACGCTCGACGACCTGGAGCACAAGGACTGGCGCAAATACTGGGGCGGCGACCTTCAGGGCGTGATCGACAAGCTCGATTACCTCCAGGCGATGGGGGTGACCGCGATCTGGTGCACGCCCCTCTTCGAGCAGGTCGAAGGGATGTTCGGCGGCAACGCCCCGATGCACGGCTACTGGGCCCAGGATTTCAAGAAGCTCAACTCCCGCTGGGTGAACCAGCCCGACGAGGTCCATCTCTTCAGCCATCCCCACACCGTCTTCGACGAACTCCTCGACCAGCTCCACCGGCGCGGGATGAAGTTCATCCTCGATATCGTCTGCAACCACAGCAACCCCGAAACCCCGAACGGCAAGGGCAAGCTCTACGATGACGGCAAGCTGGTCGCCGACTTCAATGACGACAAGGACCATTGGTACCACCATTACGGCGAGGTCACGAACTGGCAGGACGACTGGCAGGTGAAGAACTGCGAGCTGGCCGGGTTGGCGACCTTCAACGAGAACAACATTCTCTACCGCCGCTACATCGTCGAGACGATCAAGGCGTGGCTGGACCGCGGGGTCGATTCCCTCCGGATCGACACGGTGAAGCACATGCCGCTCTGGTTCTGGCAGGAGGTGACCTCCGAGTGGCAGTTCCACAAGCCCGACCTCTTCATCTTCGGCGAATGGTACGCGAGCGATCCCGAGGTCCCGGAGTCGGTCGAGTTTGCGAACAAATCGGGGATGACGACCCTCGACTTCGGCCTCTGCTACGCCGTGCGGGCGGCGCTGGCCCAGAACCATCCGGACGGCTTCGGCGCGGTCCAGCAGGTCTTCGAGAAGGGCATCCGCTACCGGGGTGCGAATGAGCTCGTCACCTTCTGCGAGAATCACGACATGCCCCGCTTCCAGTCCCTCGGCGCTTCCGATGCGACCCATCGGCTGGCCCACATCCTCCTCATGACCTGCCGCGGCATCCCCTGCATCTATTACGGGGCCGAACAATACCTCCACAACGACACCGACGGCGGCGAGGATCCCTACAACCGCCCCATGATGAGCGGATGGGCACCGACCGAGATGACCCGTGTCCTGAAGATCCTCTCCGACGAGCGGAAACACAATCCCGCCATCCAATGGGGCGCCCAGCGGGAGCGTTACGTCACCAAGGACCTGTTCGCCTTCACCCGCGTCTACCGCGACTCCCGGTGCTTCACCCTTCTCAACAAGGGCGGCGAGGTCACCGTCCCCCGGATCGAGACCTCCCTCTCCGACGGCCTCCACCGATGCCTCCTCACCGGACGGGAACTCACCGTCCGGGACGGGGCGATCGAGAACGTCTCCCTCGCGGCCCAGGAGGCGATCGTCCTGAGCTGGATCGGCCAGGTGGTGACCGGAAAGACCGTGATCCACCTTCAACTCAACGGCATCCACACCCAGCCGGGGGAACGGATCGCCGTCATCGGGAACTGCCCGGAGCTGGGGGAATGGGATCTGAGCCGCGCGGTGCCGCTCGATTACGTGAACGGGACGACGTGGTTCGGCCAGCTCGTCTTCGAGGCGAGCGCGGGGATCACCATCGCCTACAAATTCGTCCTCTTCGCCGACGAGGGCATCGATCAGCCCCGCCGAGAAAACCGGACCACCCGCCGCCGCCCGCTCCCGTACGAGGGGATGGCCAAGTGGCGCGACGTCTGGGAATCGTAA
- a CDS encoding response regulator, whose amino-acid sequence MKLSIGVKISIGYGLVLVSLLLIGVVSFHNLKQLNSDSEWVEHTALVLQKMESLSAHLTEAESSQRGFLLTRLPGLLNRFDELSPFVLDDLQQIRTLTKDNASQQANLDDLEPVLAERMELLQRVLHIFQAKGKIGLDEVALFAKGQQDMEFCRLTIQKMEAQESRLLADRKERATSAQSLTGLTITWGTLAAFLIVALASWIIVRGISSSLRTLTNAATKIGAGDYSKRADVIARDEIGQLATVFNQMADQVEQRQDQLAKQEWLKGNLAHFNSLFQGKRSLQEVCQTLVSQLAAILDTRRASLYLAQSVPGTSGGKPQFALRWQAGFAVPEERRAIRPGEGLLGQCFLEKKPFFIDDVPRDYFTIGSTLGEALPRSLVLLPILFEDKAKGVLELAFFRELTELQKNFLVQLLNGFGLVLSAIEANLRTEELLTQAEILSSNLQTQQEELRQTNEELQQTNEELGQANTELEERTRRLDEQRVEMERKNREIEEAQQALEEKAGQLAQTSKYKSEFLANMSHELRTPLNSLLILSNILVENSERNLSEKQIQYAETIRGAGNDLLQLINDILDLAKIESGTVGIEIGDLVYVDLAHSIERAFRPMAEAKKLDFTIDLDPNLPDSLRTDVRRVHQVVKNLLSNAFKFTEQGVVHLKVGIAPNGEIAFSVKDSGIGISEEKQQIIFEAFQQAESGTARRYGGTGLGLSISREIARLLGGSLRVSSTLGQGSTFILTLPATLAAASDAAAPSPQRPASAWEPKPRIGHGHAPAASAQPQELASESGGVEDDRANISPEDLVLLVVEDDANFAGLMADFAHGKGFKVVITRQAGSVPLLAERFKPAAITLDLGLPDREGWVVLDQLKHSAATRHIPVHIMSVREERERGLKLGAVSYLKKPVTKEQIDGMLGQVKEFAARSVKNLLIVEDDERQRKSLIELIGNGDVVTTAVGTGLAALAAIEEKHYDCIILDLGLPDIGGLDLIRRIKDHPGGENLPIIIYTGRSLTEAEERDLKQFSEAIIIKNVKSPERLLDETALFLHRVQSKLPERKRQAIELARQEDSILAEQAVLIVDDDPRNIFSITAGLEQYRMQVLYANNGREGIEMVEKHPEIRAVLMDIMMPEMDGFEAMRRIRANPKYHDLPILAITAKAMKGDREKCLDAGASDYVTKPVDMEQLRSLLRVWLYK is encoded by the coding sequence ATGAAACTCTCTATCGGCGTCAAAATCAGTATCGGCTACGGTTTGGTGCTGGTTTCCCTGCTCCTCATCGGCGTCGTCTCCTTTCATAATCTCAAGCAGCTGAACTCCGATTCGGAGTGGGTCGAGCATACCGCCCTCGTCCTCCAGAAGATGGAGAGCCTCTCCGCGCACCTCACCGAGGCGGAGAGCAGCCAGCGCGGCTTCCTTCTCACCCGGCTTCCGGGCCTCCTCAACCGGTTCGACGAACTCTCTCCCTTCGTCCTCGACGACCTCCAGCAGATCCGCACCCTCACGAAGGATAACGCCTCCCAGCAGGCCAACCTCGATGACCTGGAACCGGTCCTTGCCGAGCGGATGGAGCTCCTCCAGCGGGTCCTCCATATTTTCCAGGCCAAGGGAAAGATCGGCCTCGACGAGGTCGCCCTCTTCGCGAAGGGCCAGCAGGACATGGAGTTCTGCCGCCTCACCATCCAGAAGATGGAGGCCCAGGAATCGCGGCTGCTCGCCGACCGCAAGGAACGGGCCACGTCGGCCCAGAGCCTGACCGGGCTCACGATCACCTGGGGCACCCTCGCCGCCTTCCTCATCGTGGCGCTGGCCAGCTGGATCATCGTGCGCGGGATCAGCAGCTCCCTGCGGACCCTCACCAACGCGGCGACGAAGATCGGCGCGGGCGATTACAGCAAACGGGCCGACGTCATCGCCCGGGACGAGATCGGCCAATTGGCGACCGTCTTCAACCAGATGGCCGACCAGGTCGAGCAGCGCCAGGATCAATTGGCGAAACAGGAATGGCTGAAGGGCAACCTCGCCCATTTCAATTCCCTCTTCCAGGGGAAGAGGAGCCTCCAGGAAGTCTGCCAGACCCTCGTCTCCCAGCTCGCCGCGATCCTCGACACCCGCCGCGCCTCCCTCTACCTGGCGCAATCGGTTCCCGGAACGTCGGGCGGCAAGCCGCAGTTCGCCCTCCGCTGGCAGGCCGGCTTCGCGGTTCCCGAGGAGCGCCGGGCGATCCGCCCGGGCGAAGGCCTCCTGGGGCAATGTTTCCTCGAGAAAAAGCCCTTCTTCATCGACGACGTCCCGCGCGATTACTTCACGATCGGCTCGACCCTCGGGGAGGCCTTGCCCCGCTCCCTCGTCCTCCTTCCCATCCTCTTCGAGGATAAGGCCAAGGGGGTTCTCGAGCTCGCCTTCTTCCGGGAGCTGACCGAACTCCAGAAAAACTTCCTCGTCCAGCTCCTCAACGGCTTCGGCCTCGTCCTCAGCGCCATCGAGGCGAATCTGCGCACCGAGGAGCTCCTCACCCAGGCCGAGATCCTCTCTTCCAACCTCCAGACCCAGCAGGAGGAACTCCGCCAGACCAACGAGGAGCTCCAGCAGACGAACGAGGAACTGGGGCAGGCGAACACCGAGCTCGAGGAGCGGACCCGCCGCCTCGACGAGCAGCGGGTCGAGATGGAGCGGAAGAACCGCGAGATCGAGGAGGCCCAGCAGGCGCTCGAGGAAAAGGCGGGCCAGCTCGCCCAGACCTCGAAGTACAAGTCGGAGTTCCTCGCGAACATGTCGCACGAGCTCCGCACGCCGCTGAACAGCCTCCTCATCCTCTCGAACATCCTTGTCGAGAACAGCGAGCGGAACCTCAGCGAGAAGCAGATCCAATACGCCGAGACGATCCGCGGGGCCGGGAACGACCTCCTCCAGCTCATCAACGACATCCTCGACCTCGCCAAGATCGAGTCGGGGACCGTCGGCATCGAGATCGGCGACCTCGTCTACGTCGACCTCGCCCATTCGATCGAGCGGGCCTTCCGCCCGATGGCCGAGGCGAAGAAGCTCGACTTCACGATCGATCTCGACCCGAACCTCCCCGATTCCCTCCGCACCGACGTCCGGCGCGTCCATCAGGTCGTGAAGAACCTCCTCTCGAACGCCTTCAAGTTCACCGAGCAGGGCGTGGTCCACCTGAAGGTGGGGATCGCCCCGAACGGCGAGATCGCCTTCTCCGTGAAGGACAGCGGCATCGGCATCTCCGAGGAAAAGCAGCAGATCATCTTCGAGGCCTTCCAGCAGGCCGAATCGGGGACCGCCCGCCGCTACGGCGGCACCGGCCTCGGCCTCTCGATCAGCCGGGAGATCGCCCGCCTCCTCGGTGGCTCCCTCCGGGTCTCCAGCACCCTCGGTCAGGGGAGCACCTTCATCCTCACTCTCCCCGCGACCCTCGCCGCCGCCTCCGACGCGGCGGCCCCCTCCCCCCAGCGTCCCGCCTCGGCCTGGGAGCCGAAGCCGAGGATCGGCCACGGCCATGCCCCGGCGGCTTCGGCCCAGCCCCAGGAACTCGCCAGCGAGAGCGGCGGCGTCGAGGACGACCGGGCGAACATCTCTCCCGAGGACCTCGTCCTCCTCGTCGTCGAGGACGACGCCAACTTCGCCGGGCTGATGGCCGATTTCGCCCACGGGAAGGGCTTCAAGGTCGTCATCACCCGCCAGGCCGGTTCGGTTCCGCTCCTCGCCGAGCGGTTCAAGCCCGCCGCGATCACCCTCGACCTCGGCCTGCCCGACCGCGAGGGCTGGGTCGTCCTCGACCAGCTGAAGCATTCCGCCGCCACCCGTCACATCCCCGTCCACATCATGAGCGTCCGGGAGGAACGGGAGCGCGGCCTGAAGCTCGGCGCCGTCTCCTACCTGAAGAAGCCGGTCACGAAGGAACAGATCGACGGGATGCTGGGCCAGGTGAAGGAATTCGCCGCCCGCTCCGTGAAGAACCTCCTCATCGTCGAGGACGACGAGCGCCAGCGGAAGAGCCTCATCGAGCTGATCGGCAACGGCGACGTCGTCACGACGGCGGTGGGAACCGGCCTCGCCGCCCTCGCCGCCATCGAGGAAAAGCATTACGACTGCATCATCCTCGACCTCGGCCTGCCCGACATCGGGGGCCTCGACCTCATCCGGCGGATCAAGGACCATCCGGGCGGCGAGAACCTGCCGATCATCATCTACACCGGCCGGAGCCTGACCGAGGCCGAGGAGCGGGACCTGAAGCAGTTCAGCGAGGCGATCATCATCAAGAACGTGAAGTCCCCCGAGCGGCTGCTCGACGAGACGGCGCTCTTCCTCCACCGCGTCCAGAGCAAGCTCCCCGAGCGGAAGCGGCAGGCGATCGAGCTGGCACGGCAGGAAGACTCGATCCTCGCGGAGCAGGCTGTCCTCATCGTCGACGACGACCCCCGGAACATCTTCTCCATCACCGCGGGTTTGGAACAATACCGGATGCAGGTGCTCTACGCGAACAACGGCCGCGAGGGGATCGAGATGGTCGAGAAGCATCCCGAGATCCGGGCCGTCCTGATGGACATCATGATGCCCGAGATGGACGGATTCGAGGCGATGCGCCGGATCCGGGCGAACCCGAAGTACCACGACCTGCCGATCCTCGCCATCACGGCGAAGGCGATGAAGGGGGACCGCGAGAAGTGCCTCGACGCGGGAGCGTCCGATTACGTCACCAAACCCGTCGACATGGAGCAGCTCCGCTCGCTCCTCCGCGTCTGGCTCTATAAATGA
- a CDS encoding type 1 glutamine amidotransferase domain-containing protein, translating to MTTYRLDGKKIAVVVADGFEQSEFQKPVNALRDAGAEVTVISTNEQEVKGWSDHNWGASILVDLPIGNATCDDYDGLLLPGGVMNPDTLRQDQDVVDFVRDFFDQGKPVAAICHGPQLLIEADVVEDRKLTSYPSIRTDLENAGAEWVDEEVVVDQGLVTSRSPADIPAFNAKMVEEFAEGIHSGQHA from the coding sequence ATGACTACATACCGCTTGGATGGAAAAAAGATCGCCGTGGTCGTCGCCGACGGCTTCGAGCAAAGCGAATTTCAAAAGCCGGTCAACGCCTTGCGCGACGCGGGAGCCGAGGTCACCGTGATTTCGACCAATGAGCAGGAAGTCAAAGGCTGGAGCGACCATAACTGGGGAGCCTCGATCCTGGTTGATCTCCCTATCGGAAACGCCACCTGCGACGACTACGACGGCCTCCTGCTTCCCGGAGGTGTGATGAATCCCGACACGCTCCGCCAGGATCAGGACGTGGTCGATTTCGTCCGCGACTTCTTCGACCAGGGCAAGCCCGTCGCCGCGATCTGCCACGGTCCCCAATTGCTGATTGAGGCCGATGTCGTCGAGGACCGCAAGCTGACCTCTTACCCCTCGATCCGCACCGACCTCGAAAACGCCGGCGCCGAATGGGTCGACGAGGAAGTCGTCGTCGACCAGGGCCTCGTCACCAGCCGTAGCCCCGCCGACATCCCGGCCTTCAACGCCAAGATGGTCGAGGAATTCGCCGAGGGCATCCACTCCGGCCAGCACGCCTAG
- a CDS encoding BON domain-containing protein, which translates to MKTSLKIVALAGAAATLSLGNMSLVAQTQSSPSSKSASSDTSSSAATAATEGAQTSKDNVATTTAKQTQDRNESTVPVIQSTASDDLKVTQDIKQALKNDPNLSLKAKHARVVTTANGEVYLWGKVKSQEEEQRVIAIASPLVGNRVLKSKLQQPLGDKPTQNK; encoded by the coding sequence ATGAAGACCTCCTTGAAGATCGTCGCCCTCGCGGGCGCCGCCGCCACCCTCTCCCTGGGCAACATGTCCCTCGTCGCGCAAACTCAGTCGAGCCCGAGCAGCAAGAGTGCCTCCTCCGATACCTCCAGCAGCGCCGCCACCGCGGCCACCGAAGGAGCCCAGACCTCGAAGGACAACGTCGCCACGACGACCGCGAAGCAGACCCAGGACCGCAACGAATCGACCGTCCCCGTCATCCAGTCGACCGCCTCCGACGATCTGAAGGTCACCCAAGACATCAAGCAGGCCCTGAAGAACGACCCGAACCTCTCCCTGAAAGCCAAGCACGCCCGCGTCGTCACCACCGCCAACGGCGAGGTCTACCTCTGGGGCAAAGTGAAGAGCCAGGAAGAAGAGCAGCGCGTCATCGCGATCGCCAGCCCCCTCGTCGGCAACCGCGTCCTCAAGAGCAAGCTCCAGCAGCCCCTCGGCGACAAGCCGACGCAGAACAAGTAA